The genomic segment TCTTCTCTCCAGTGTCTGGAGTAACCAGTGGTTACAAGGTTGGAGTATTCATGTCCCTAGGGCCAAAGAGGGTTGCTCTGGATTCCCATCAGCTGCCTGCCAGATTCTGCCAGAATGGCTGAGGGAAAGTCTTGGCACGTTCccaggagaagggggagggaaagaaccTGGGTCAAGATTCCCTTTCCCAACCCTTACTGCTGCTAGTCCAGCCATCTCGGCTGCTGCTTCCTCCATGTTGAAAGGTCACCATTACCTGTGGGGGAATTTGTTCTTCCATCTGCTCTCTGATGCTGCCCACCCCGGCCCTTTGCTATCTGCCTCTCATCCCTTCCATGTCCTTTCCTGGTGCTCTTGAAAAATAATCATAATCACAATAATTAATAACAACAGAGCCCACTGCAAGCCTGAGGTGGCTCTTAAAGAGGCAGCACCCTGTTTTCTCATGGCAGAGCCAGCAGGACCTCTGCAGCTCCAAGCTGGCAGCTAGGATGCCACCGTGCCTGAGCCTTTGTTTCTGTCCCTCCCTCTGCCAGGGTTGGAGGGTGGTGCTGGGGCACATGTTTCTGCCTGTGTCCTCCAACAGGCACTGGGCCTCTGGGATTTTAATTGAACTGTCTTTTCTTAGAGATAGATGCCTTCCACATCCAGCTGCCTGTGTGCATCAGGAAGCCAGCCTGTAGTCCTGTGTGGGGAAATTAAAAGGCGCAGCAGCTGGACTGATTAGATGGGGCAGCGacagagcaggcaggcaggggacACTGTTCATGGCTCCCCCTCTTTTTAGATAATGTCTCTGGTAATGCATTTTGGGAATGTGGCGGTGGGGGTgtagggagacacacacacacacacacacacacacacacacaccccactccagCCGTAGAAATGTTAATGATATCTACAGGACACTCAGCAGGAAATGAGAGTGATCTGGGACTAATAAAAACCGAAATGTAATTTGTGCAGATATATGAGGGAGGCAGATGTAGCCTTCAGAGCAGTACGGGTttgtacatataaacacacagccAGGGAGAACAGGGAACTGGCATTCTGTGTCCTGGTCTTAGAAGTGGCCCACCAGCAGTCGTGAGCAGAGGTGACATCCACCTACATCCAGAGTGTGCTCTGCTCTGggaaggtgggggcaggaggcaCCAGGCCGCCCACCTGGATAGATACTGCCTCCAGCCCCTCTGGATTAGCACAGCCTGGGGTGTTTCATCCAAACCACGAGGACTGGAGTGAAGTAGATCCAAAGGGTAGGTGGGCCCTGTCTTAGGGAAGGGTTAGAGAAGGAGGTGATGAgctggggtggggcaggcagAAGGCTTTGACAAGCTGGGGAGGGGAAAGATGTTTTAGGGGCAGCTGGGTCAGGCCCCCTGCTGTGAGCTCTGGGCTTATCTGGATGCCTGGGCATGCCCTGTTCCTCTGGGTAGAACCCTTCTGCTCCCTTCCCTGGGTCAGTTCTaagacaaagaaaggaaggcaCCTTTGTGGGATCCAGACTGAAGGGAGGCTGGACCTCCCCGCCAGTGCAGCCCCTCCATTCCTACCTCTCTCCACCCCCACATTGacttctcaacaaacaaacaaaaccccctgaAACCTTTGTGGTCTCAGTCAGGCCACACCTCCATCTTAGTGTGTTTTGGAACAAGAACTGGAAAGTCCCAGTTCCCTCCTGGGGACTTGAGCCGCTTAGTCCCAGAGATCTTGTACCTCCTGCTTTGAGCCTGTGTGGTGGCTTGGGTAAACCCTGACATGTGGGGCGCAGGCTCACTAGCTAGCCCCCTTTGTGATTTCTTCAAAGCTTGGGGGCATTTCCCTCTTCCACCACTGAGGATTTTCTGGGGTAACCGAGCCAGTCAGTTGAAGGAAGCCAGCAGAGGTACACAAGCCTGTGTTGTGACTCTGTCCACAAAAGCGCCTGCCCTCCCGGTAGATCAGACACTACCTGCCCCTGTCCCAGATCGGGGCTGCCTGTGAAAGTTAGGAGCAGCTCGGCAGGAGGGGACCGAGAAGAGGCAGGGTAGTGTGCTCTCCAGGGGCCAGGGGACTGCGTCTCTGTCCCCTATTAGTATGCATCCCCACACTCTGGACTACATAATCTGTTTATGCACCTATGATACCAAGAACAGGAGGCAGGTGCTACCATCCTTCATTCCCAGGAGTCAGAGGAGGGGGTGCTTTATATGGACAGTTGTCTTAGCAGCCCCCAGTCAACATCTGCCAGAAGGGACAGAGTCCAGATGGCACTGCAGGGGAGGTGTGTGTGAGCGTGCGTGTACGTGTGCCTGATCGGTCCTTTGTACATGTGTGGATTCCTGTATGTGCAGTCACAGCAGGCCTTGCGGGGCGGCTCTCCCCGATTGGGGGAGTCCTCATGAGTACCTGGTGTGTGGGTCATGCTTAAGTATGTCCACTCACAGACTAAGAGTATGGGATCCAGTTGGGCCCCAGGGGACAGAGTGGAATTGCTCTGCTAATTTGAACTGTCTGTGAGGGCTAGGCGTGGTGGTACAGAcaagggttggagggaggggctggcaggaggagtctgggggggggggtgttcctgTGACTTGTCTGTGTAGCTCTGTTGGACTGTCCATGTCCGTGGCAGTCCTCCTCAGCACGGCCCAGCTGCAGGCACCGTGGAAGCAGAATTTCGGAGCACATCTCCCTGACCCAGAGGCTGTCGATATGTGCACAGCTGGTGGGAAGGTGGCCGGGAGGGGTGCTGGCTGAGGCAGAGAGTGGAACATGGCCCATCTGAATTGTTTTCCCTCTGCACCACCCCTTCTCTTCACAGATAACCGGCCCGAGTCATGCAGTCTTTTCGAGAAAGGTGTGGTTTCCATGGCAAACAGCAAAACTACCCCCAAACCTCACAGGAGACATCGCGCCTGGAGAACTACAGGCAGCCAGGTCAGGCTGGGCTCAGCTGTGATCGGCAGCGGCTGCTGGCCAAGGACTATTACAGCCCACAGCCCTATCCAGGCTATGAGGGCGGTGCCGGCACACCGGGCACAGTGACCACAACAGCTGCAGACAAGTACCACCGAGGCAGCAAGGCCCTGCAGGGGAGGCCCGCTTTCCCCGGCTATGTTCAAGACAGCAGCCCCTACCCAGGGCGCTACTCTGGCGAGGAGGGTCTTCAGACCTGGGGGggcccacagccaccacctccccAGCCGCAGCCCCTGCCAGGGGCAGTGAGCAAGTATGAGGAGAACTTGATGAAGAAGACGGTGGTGCCCCCAAACAGGCAGTACCCCGAGCAGGGCCCCCAACTTCCCTTCCGGACTCACAGCCTGCATGCCCCCCCACCACAGCCTCAGCAGCCCCTGGCTTACCCCAAACTCCAAAGGCAGAAACCACAGAATGACCTTGCCTCccctctgcccttcccccagagcaGCCACTTCCCCCAGCATTCTCAGTCCTTCCCTACCTCCTCCACCTACGCCCCAGCAGTGCAGGGTGGTGGGCAGGGGGCCCACTCGTACAAGAGCTGCACAGCACCATCTGCCCAGCCTCACGACAGGCCGATGAGTGCCAATGCGGGCCTGGCCCCAGGACAGCGGGTCCAGAGTCTTCACGCTTACCAGTCGGGCCGCCTTGGctatgagcagcagcagcaggcacttCAAGGCCGGCACCACACCCAGGAGACTCTCCACTACCAGAACCTCGCCAAGTACCAACACTATGGACAGCAAGGCCAGGGCTACTGTCCACCGGACACAGCTGTCAGGACTCCAGAACAGTATTACCAGACCTTCAGCCCTAGCTCCAGCCACTCCCCTGCACGTTCTGTGGGTCGCTCTCCTTCCTATAGCTCCACCCCGTCACCACTGATGCCCAACCTGGAAAACTTCCCCTATAGCCAGCAGCCGCTTAGTACTGGGGCCTTCCCCACAGGCATCACAGACCACAGCCACTTTATGCCCCTGCTCAATCCCTCGCCGACGGATGCCGCCAGTTCTGTGGACCCCCAGGTCAGCAACTGCAAGCCCCTGCAAAAGGAGAAGCTCCCCGACACCTTGCTGTCGGACCTCAGCCTGCAGAGCCTCACGGCACTCACCTCACAGGTGGAAAACATCTCCAATACTGTGCAGCAACTCTTGCTGTCCAAAGCTGCGATGCCCCAGAAGAAAGGGGTCAAGAGCCTCGTGTCTAGGACTCCGGAGCAGCACAAGAACCAGCACTGTAGCCCCGAGGGCAGTGGTTACTCAGCTGAGCCGGCAGGCACACCACTGTCTGAGCCGCCAAGCAGCACACCACAGTCCACTCATGCTGAGCCACAGGACACTGACTACCTGAGTGGTTCTGAGGACCCCCTGGAGCGCAGCTTCCTCTACTGCAGCCAGGCCCGCGGCAGTCCTGCCAGGGTCAACAACAACTCCAAGGCCAAGCCCGAGTCTGTGTCCACCTGTTCTGTGACCTCGCCTGACGACATGTCCACCAAGTCTGACGACTCTTTCCAGAGTCTGCACAGTACTCTGCCACTGGACAGCTTCTCGAAATTTGTGGCAGGCGAGCGAGACTGCCCACGGCTGCTGCTCAGTGCCCTGGCCCAGGAAGATCTGGCCTCCGAGATCCTGGGGCTGCAGGAAGCCATCGTTGAGAAGGCTGATAAGGCCTGGGCTGAGGCTCCCAGCCTGCCCAAGGACAATGGCAAGCCACCCTTCTCACTGGGGGACCACAGCACTTGCCTGGACACCGTGGCCAAGACTTCATGGTCACAGCCAGGGGAACCAGAAGCCCTGCCTGAGCCCTTGCAGCTGGACAAGGGTGGCAGCGCCAAGGACTTCAGCCCAGGGCTGTTTGAAGACCCTTCTGTGGCCTTTGCCACCACTGACCCGAAGAAGACGACCAGTCCCCTGTCCTTTGGCTCCAAGCCTCTGCTTGGAGCTGCCACTCCAGACCCCACCACAGCAGCATTTGACTGCTTTCCAGACACGACCACGGCCAGCTCTGTGGACAGTGCCAACCCCTTTGCCTGGCCAGAGGAGAATCTGGGTGATGCTTGTCCTCGCTGGGGCCTCCACCCGGGTGAGCTCACCAAGGGCTTGGAGCAGGGTGCAAAGGCCTCAGACAGTGTCGGCAAAGCAGATGTCCACGAGACCCCTGCCTGCTTGGGCTTCCAGGAAGAGCATGCCATCGGGAAGCCGGCAGCTGTGCTGTCTGGGGACTTCAAGCAGCAGGAGGCAGACGGGGTGAAGGAGGAAGTGGGTGGGTTGCTGCAGTGCCCTGAGGTGGGCAAAGCTGACCAGTGGCTGGAGGACAGCCGGCATTGCTGTTCCTCCACTGACTTTGGGGACCTGCCGCTCTTGCCACCGCCTGGCAGGAAGGAGGACCTGGAGGCCGAAGAGGAGTACTCTTCCCTGTGTGAACTGCTGGGTAGCCCTGAGCAGAGGCCCAGCCTGCAGGACCCACTGTCCCCCAAGGCCCCGCTGATTTGCAccaaggaggaagcagaggaggtgCTGGACACCAAGGCTGGCTGGGCCCCCCAATGTCACCTCTCTGGGGAGCCTGCTATCCTACTGGGCCCCTCTGTGGGTGCCGAATCAAAGGTCCAGAGCTGGTTTGAGTCTTCACTGTCACATATGAAGCCAGGAGAAGATGGGCCAGAGATGGAGAGAGCCCCAGCTAGTTCCGCCACTTCAGAAGGCTCCCTGGCCCCGAAGCCTACCAAGTCTGCTGTACCTGAGGTGCCCATTGCTAAGAAAGAGCCTGTGCCGAGGGGTAAGAGTTTACGGAGCCGGCGGGTCCACCGGGGGCTGCCTGAGGCTGAAGACTCTCCGTGCAGGGTACCAGCACTTCCCAAAGACCTCTTGCTCCCAGAGTCCTGCACGGGACCCCCCCAGGGACAGGCAGAAGGGGCTGGAGCCCCAGGCCGGGGGCTGTCAGAAGGGCTCCCCAGAATGTGTACTCGCTCTCTTACAGCTCTGAGTGAGCCCCAAACTCCTGGGCCCCCAGGCCTGaccaccacccccacacctcCTGACAAACTGGGCGGCAAACAGCGAGCCGCCTTCAAGTCGGGCAAGCGGGTCGGAAAACCATCACCCAAGGCCGCATCCAGCCCCAGCAACCCTGCGGCCCTGCCTGTTGCCTCGGACAGCAGCCCCATGGGCTCCAAGACCAAGGAGCCAGACTCTCCCAGCATCCCCGGAAAGGACCAGCGTTCCATGGTCCTCCGGTCTCGCACCAAACCCCAGCAGGTCTTCCATGCCAAACGACGGCGGCCCTCGGAGAGCCGGATCCCGGACTGCCGTGCCACCAAGAAGCTCCCTGCCAACAACCACTTACCCACCGCATTCAAGGTCTCCAGTGGGCCCCAGAAGGAAGGCCGGGTGAGCCAGCGGGTCAAAGTCCCCAAGCCTGGGACAGGGAGCAAGCTTTCAGATCGGCCTCTCCACACGCTCAAAAGGAAGTCAGCGTTCATGGCTCCCGTCCCCACCAAAAAGCGAAGCCTCATCCTGCGCAGCAGCAACGGAAGTGGACtggatgggagagaggaaagggccgAGAGCTCTCCTGGCCTCCTGAGGAGGATGGCCTCACCCCAGAGGGCCAGGCCCAGGGGCAGCGGggagccacccccacccccacccctggaacCACCTGCGGCATGCATGGGGTTGGCTACACCATCATCCCTGCCCAGTGCTGTGAGGACCAAGGTGCTGCCACCCCGGAAGGGCCGTGGCCTCAAGCTGGAGGCCATCGTACAGAAGATCACCTCACCTGGGCTCAAGAAACTCGCCTGCAGAGTGGCAGGGGCTCCTCCTGGGACACCCCGGAGCCCAGCCCTACCTGAGAAACGTTCGGGGGGCAGTCCAGCTGGGGCAGAGGAGGGCCTAGGAGGAATGGGCCCTGGGCAGATGCTACCCGCAGCTCCAGGAGCCGACCCGTTGTGCAGAAATGCAGCCAGCAGGTCCCTAAAAGGGAAACTCCTGAGTAGTAAGAAACTGTCCTCTGCTGCTGACTGTCCCAAAGCTGAGGCCTTCGTGTCCCCGGAGACCCTGCCATCCCTAGGGACTGCCCGGGCACCGAAGAAAAGGAGCCGGAAAGGCAGGACCGGGGCCTTGGGACCCTCGAAAGGCCTGTTGGAGAAGCGGCCCTGTCCTGGCCAAACTCTGATCCTTGCTACCCATGACAGGGCCAGCAGCACTCAGGGTGGAGGCGAGGACAGCTCCAGTGGAGGAGGCAAGAAGCCAAAGACAGAGGAGCTGGGCCTGGCCTCCCAGCCCCCTGAAGGCCGGCCCTGCCAGCCCCAGACAAGGGCACAGAAGCAGCCAGGCCAAGCCAGCTACAGCAGCTATTCAAAGCGGAAGCGCCTCAGCCGTGGCCGGGCTAAGACCACCCATGCTTCGCCCTGTAAGGGACGTGCCACTCGGAGACGGCAGCAGCAGGTACTGCCCCTGGATCCTGCGGAGCCTGAGATCCGCCTCAAATACATCTCCTCTTGCAAGCGGCTGAGGGCAGACAGCCGCACCCCAGCCTTCTCGCCCTTTGTGCGGGTGGAGAAGCGAGATGCCTACACCACCATATGCACGGTGGTCAACTCCCCGGGGGACCAGCCCAAGCCTCACTGGAAGCCGGCctcctctgctgcctcctcctcctccgcctcctcctcctcctcctccgaaCCAGCTGGGACCTCTCTAACCACATTCCCTGGAGGCTCTGCGCTGCAGCCGAGGccctccctgcccctctcctCCACCATGCATCTGGGGCCTGTGGTGTCCAAGGCCCTGAGTACCTCTTGCCTTGTCTGCTGCCTCTGCCAAAACCCGGCCAACTTCAAGGACCTCGGGGACCTCTGTGGCCCCTACTACCCTGAACACTGCCTCcccaaaaagaaaccaaaactcaAGGAGAAGGTGCGGCTGGAAGGCACCTTTGAGGAGGCCTCTCTGCCTCTCGAGAGAACAGTCAAAGGCCTGGAATGTGCGGCCAGCAccactgctgccgccgccgccgccgccaccaccatcaccaccgccgccaccacgaCCCTGGGGAGGCTGTCCAGGCCTGATGGCCCAGCTGACCCTGCCAAGCAGGGCTCCCTGCGCACCAGTGCCCGGGGCCTATCGAGACGGCTGCAGAGTTGCTATTGCTGTGACGGTCAGGGGGACGGGGGTGAGGAGGTGGTCCCAGCTGACAAGAGCCGCAAACATGAGTGCAGCAAAGAGGCCCCTGCAGAACCTGGTGGGGACACCCAGGAACACTGGGTACATGAGGCCTGTGCTGTGTGGACCAGCGGGGTGTACCTGGTGGCCGGGAAGCTCTTTGGGCTGCAGGAGGCCGTGAAGGTAGCTGTGGACATGGTAAGACGCTAGACCAGCTGGGGTAGGGGATGGGGTTTTGAAGTACCAAGAGGCTAGTCCAGGTGTCTGTCTCCAGCGTTTTATTGTGGGTCACTTGTGCCCATAGTCAAAGAGTAGCCAGGGTGCAATCTCCAGGCCCTGGAGTCCCTTGAGGGAGTGTGGAGGCAAGTTCAAGTATTCCTGGGGCCACAGCAGGACGCACTTACCCATCCTGCCTCAGGGTGTGTGCCACAGTTCTGTGTTCCACTGGGCCAGTCTTCCCACACACACTACCCACAACCGGAGCTGCTGGGTCCTGGCGAGACAGAGCCCTTCTTGAGTTGAATGCCGAGGTGGCCTGATCTTCCCTGAACTGGGACCTATGGGATAGCTTCTTAACAACATGTGGCTAAAGCATGGGACACTGGCTCTGGGCAACCCTGGGTTACCTGGCCACGGAAGCCCCGAAGCTCAACCCTCCAGTTCTAAGACATCCCTTCCGAGAACTTTGGACCGCTGCAtgcatctgcctctgccctgtccttcctcccGTGGGGCACAGTCACAGGACCTAGTACATTAACACATTGGTCTTGAGGGCTGTATCTGGGCTCACAGGTCTGGGATGGAGAGTGCATGCTCACAGGTCTGGCTGCAGCTAAGGTTCCTCAGACCAAGGGGACTAGAAGAGGCCACTCCAGAGCCCATGTTCCCCTGGAGTTTTGACCCCAGGGCAGAAGAGCCACTCCTGCCTCTCAGATCATGCCCTGAGCAGCGAGGCTGCCAGGCCCACACTCCTCTACACCGTCCTTACTGGGTATCCATACAGCTCTGTTGAtttcctcctcctcagtccactgtgggcagctgAGCTCAGAGGACTGTGCCTGTCCCAGcggcctccctcctccccacactcTACTGTCCCAGCTCCTCAGGAGCACTCTGTCCAGGCCCCATCCTTGACCTTGGGGACCACTGTGGATGCTGCCCTTGGCTCCAGGCTCCAGGCATCTCCTGTCCATGTTGATGGCTTTAGACTCTCTGGGCCCTGTTGTCCACCCATCTTGCTGCGAAGGGCCTGAGACACAAGGCAACACAGCCTCGGTACCTCAGCCAGTTCgtgcagcagcaggcaggcaccaAACCCCATGTTCCTGCCTGTCACTGGTTCCATGGTGACTTAAGCTTTACAGTTACCTTGAAATAGTCTTGTTTGTCCCTTCATT from the Peromyscus eremicus chromosome 8a, PerEre_H2_v1, whole genome shotgun sequence genome contains:
- the Rai1 gene encoding retinoic acid-induced protein 1 produces the protein MQSFRERCGFHGKQQNYPQTSQETSRLENYRQPGQAGLSCDRQRLLAKDYYSPQPYPGYEGGAGTPGTVTTTAADKYHRGSKALQGRPAFPGYVQDSSPYPGRYSGEEGLQTWGGPQPPPPQPQPLPGAVSKYEENLMKKTVVPPNRQYPEQGPQLPFRTHSLHAPPPQPQQPLAYPKLQRQKPQNDLASPLPFPQSSHFPQHSQSFPTSSTYAPAVQGGGQGAHSYKSCTAPSAQPHDRPMSANAGLAPGQRVQSLHAYQSGRLGYEQQQQALQGRHHTQETLHYQNLAKYQHYGQQGQGYCPPDTAVRTPEQYYQTFSPSSSHSPARSVGRSPSYSSTPSPLMPNLENFPYSQQPLSTGAFPTGITDHSHFMPLLNPSPTDAASSVDPQVSNCKPLQKEKLPDTLLSDLSLQSLTALTSQVENISNTVQQLLLSKAAMPQKKGVKSLVSRTPEQHKNQHCSPEGSGYSAEPAGTPLSEPPSSTPQSTHAEPQDTDYLSGSEDPLERSFLYCSQARGSPARVNNNSKAKPESVSTCSVTSPDDMSTKSDDSFQSLHSTLPLDSFSKFVAGERDCPRLLLSALAQEDLASEILGLQEAIVEKADKAWAEAPSLPKDNGKPPFSLGDHSTCLDTVAKTSWSQPGEPEALPEPLQLDKGGSAKDFSPGLFEDPSVAFATTDPKKTTSPLSFGSKPLLGAATPDPTTAAFDCFPDTTTASSVDSANPFAWPEENLGDACPRWGLHPGELTKGLEQGAKASDSVGKADVHETPACLGFQEEHAIGKPAAVLSGDFKQQEADGVKEEVGGLLQCPEVGKADQWLEDSRHCCSSTDFGDLPLLPPPGRKEDLEAEEEYSSLCELLGSPEQRPSLQDPLSPKAPLICTKEEAEEVLDTKAGWAPQCHLSGEPAILLGPSVGAESKVQSWFESSLSHMKPGEDGPEMERAPASSATSEGSLAPKPTKSAVPEVPIAKKEPVPRGKSLRSRRVHRGLPEAEDSPCRVPALPKDLLLPESCTGPPQGQAEGAGAPGRGLSEGLPRMCTRSLTALSEPQTPGPPGLTTTPTPPDKLGGKQRAAFKSGKRVGKPSPKAASSPSNPAALPVASDSSPMGSKTKEPDSPSIPGKDQRSMVLRSRTKPQQVFHAKRRRPSESRIPDCRATKKLPANNHLPTAFKVSSGPQKEGRVSQRVKVPKPGTGSKLSDRPLHTLKRKSAFMAPVPTKKRSLILRSSNGSGLDGREERAESSPGLLRRMASPQRARPRGSGEPPPPPPLEPPAACMGLATPSSLPSAVRTKVLPPRKGRGLKLEAIVQKITSPGLKKLACRVAGAPPGTPRSPALPEKRSGGSPAGAEEGLGGMGPGQMLPAAPGADPLCRNAASRSLKGKLLSSKKLSSAADCPKAEAFVSPETLPSLGTARAPKKRSRKGRTGALGPSKGLLEKRPCPGQTLILATHDRASSTQGGGEDSSSGGGKKPKTEELGLASQPPEGRPCQPQTRAQKQPGQASYSSYSKRKRLSRGRAKTTHASPCKGRATRRRQQQVLPLDPAEPEIRLKYISSCKRLRADSRTPAFSPFVRVEKRDAYTTICTVVNSPGDQPKPHWKPASSAASSSSASSSSSSEPAGTSLTTFPGGSALQPRPSLPLSSTMHLGPVVSKALSTSCLVCCLCQNPANFKDLGDLCGPYYPEHCLPKKKPKLKEKVRLEGTFEEASLPLERTVKGLECAASTTAAAAAAATTITTAATTTLGRLSRPDGPADPAKQGSLRTSARGLSRRLQSCYCCDGQGDGGEEVVPADKSRKHECSKEAPAEPGGDTQEHWVHEACAVWTSGVYLVAGKLFGLQEAVKVAVDMPCSSCHEAGATISCSYKGCIHTYHYPCANDTGCTFIEENFTLKCPKHKRQPL